The Cicer arietinum cultivar CDC Frontier isolate Library 1 chromosome 1, Cicar.CDCFrontier_v2.0, whole genome shotgun sequence genome contains the following window.
TCATCacaaaagtttataattttttaacctATGCTGAATCTAATATGAGTTTTTAAATGTGAAAAACTAAAGACAAAAGTGACAAAAATATAGACTTATAAATCGAATTTTAAACTCTTTTAtgtggataattttttttatataatgttaTAAACATGTCttgaaaaattcattaaaaaatatatgttagttAAACAACATAGACTTAAATTGCAtgcatgataattttgtagggactaaagttgaattgttgaaattttataaaaactaaaaatatatttaacacatATCTTATATTATTAAACTACCCATCATTGACAGCTAGGACTACTAGGGTCTCTAATCTCATTGGCTCCCCTTGCTTTGGTCTCTCAGTGTCTGTGTCAGTCCAGCATAGTGCTTTAGTCTTTGGTGTTTCTTTTGATCTCTACGCATTTCATTGCTCCATCGAAAATTCTCTATGCCCCTACCGTACTCTAGCTTGGTAGTTTTCCAAAGAAAACAACATAAAGACAATTACCTATGAAGCACAGATACAGATATCGGACACACGTTTACATTTACACGTCAACACCGGTAACAATTTAAGAAGATGATTTAATTGAAAGTATTCAATGTactaataaacataaataaagggtCTAATCTTATGAGGAGGATTCACGCATTACAATGATTAAGAGTTTGGAAAATGTTTGAAAGCGGTAGAGTAGAAAGATGACACACAGTTGAATAGTTTTAGAGAATTGTGatgaaaaaatgacattttcatAAAGTCATCACATTTGCTAACAAGCTTTCCATATTTTTTAACTCTTTCACACAACTCTTCATTTTCAGACACATAAACCtttgattttttagatttagaaaTCTTGTCCATACATGGCACACATCCTTTTTTATTAGGTTCTTGTACTTGATAAAATATGTCATCCTCCTAAGACATAGAACCTTGTGTATTTTGGGTTGATTGAGATGTTTCAACCTCGTTACTATGCTTGTTTAGGTCttcctataaaataaaataaaaaacattaatgaaACACCTAATATGCATTGCAACTTCTTTCTACAGATATGTGATTAGTGTCAACACCTAATGCAAACTAACACATTCAAATTAATATGCAGCATGAAGAGTGCCAACTTCTTCTGATACATTCAAAATAagttcaatttcaaaataaagatTGTGCAATTAGTATGATTAACAAAGCAACTCAGACACAATCTTATAGTGCCACAAAGTTACATGCAAATGATAATCAagccataaaaaaaaaattgatgaacaCAAACAACAGAACTCAAATCCAGCCATTAATAGAAGCCACAAGTATCCTTCAGACATaacattttttctaaaattgatgtatttgttAGGGCTACCTTGACACGGACCTCATAATTAACTACCGCTTTAAAAGTAGATTGCtctaaaatttaattgatattcCATTATAAACCGTAGTTCTTACGAATAAACTTAAAACTTCATGTTAATAATTTGAGTAGTCCCTTAACTCTGTTGATAATTATCCTAATACATGCAAATATATCactttgatttataatattatactaATCAAGtccttgtttttatttttcgtaAGGCCTATAACTCCTGTTAAGAACTTAGTGAATATAATACCATCCTAGTAAGTATCAAAATTAGCAAGCAACAAAAGCACACAAAGAGATAACAAATTAATCATAGAGATAACAAATTAATCTTTAAGAGcgaatatatataatattaattgcaTATATGAATAAAAGAAACCACAGACAAGTTTTAGTGTTGGACAGTATGAACCTTTTACATCTGTATGATTATTTGCATTAAAGAAACAAAAGCACACAAAGAAGTTTGTAATTGTGAGTTAATAATCAGGCTTCTTGAGTGACTTCAATAATGTCATCGAAGAGGTAAAAGCCCTGGACATCTGTTTGCTCAACAACTTGTTCATCAGACATATTTCTACGCTCTTTGCCGTGGAATTCGATTGAGATATTTGCGATGCAGCCATCAGAATCATCACTCTCCTCCAACTTTATTTTGTATGAAATCCTCTCCGTCATGGTTTCGTCGAAATCTGTCCCCCCAACTACGCTGTATCCATATTTCTTCTCAGCCTCGTCGATTTCATCAACTTTGAGCACCACATTCTTCGAGATTATACCCTCTACAAAAataacaatcattaagtaaatataaaaaataaaaaaaaaatctgaaaagtTGAAAAGTTAATGTATCTGATGGACGGACCGACCGACCTTGAGGTTTCTTAATTACGTTGAGGAGGGTACCAGGGCTTCCATCTCCTTGAAGGGTTTGAACTCTCAAGATGATCTGATCCAGCTTTGGGATGACATGAAAAGCATTTCTTTTAACATCTCTGAAGAGTTTATCCAGAGGGACAAAAGTTAGGCGTTCCACCTGGAAACTATGAACAAAGGCCATGATTTGAgtgaggatgatgatgatgattaatGGAGAATGAGTATGAGTAAGAGTAAGAGAGGTAtcccatatttatttatttataattatatagatAGACAAAGATGGAGTGTACAGGTTGGATTAGGTCAAAATTGTCAACATGCCACTTCTTTTTCTTAATGTAAGTAACATTTCTTCTACCTCTTTTCCTCTTCGATCACGCGGCTCATCATTACTCCAAACGCGTAAAtacataaattcatttttaaatactttatatttacatttttatttttaaatactaacATGCATGTGACatgtttattgaattttttcgtcactctatttataattttagggattaatttgttaattcactttactctaaatgtaaaacctaATGAAAATTTTAGCCTGTACggaattcttttttattttctattgtgttattttaaaaactaaaatcagtTTTAGttgtgttttgaattttgaattctatattttaatttttagttgaattttagttttaattttatttaaattagatCACTCTATTTAACTcaccaaatataaaaaatattgacacgtaaaaataattaaaaataaaataataaaaataagttagtGTATTTTTGGATATATAAGTATAACCCAATTATGTCtcattatttattatgaaaataagGACGAGGTGGGTGGTGGTCATTGGTGATGATAATGGTTGTTGGAGTGCTACTTATGTTTACTAATAgtaatatgttaattttaaaattaaaataaagaattataaaatctattttttttattttaaatttttttaaaatgtttcaaATTCAAGTATCATAaccaactcaattttattttatccagacaaattttaattttgaaattgactTTTAAAACTCAAAACTAAAAATTCACAAGATCCTGAAGAGACCTTTATTTAGAAAGTTGAAATTAATTCAaagtttaattaattcaaatagtGAAGTAATAAATACGGTTCAAATGACATTGTAAAAGATAGAccataattatttgttttttattggtGTTATCCGGAAGAATACGTCTAGgcacatttcaaatttaaatttaaattttatgctTTAGAAATACACATTCGGACGTATCAATATGAATATCGAAGTATACATCATAAATTTAGAACAGTGACAATGTCTTCAAAACAAGTTTAGAGTGACTATCAATTTCGTTGTTTGAGTGATAgtttgtaataaaataattgaagcAGAAAACTAAAGTAATATTGCAAAAAAATAGTCACACATCAAGAAAGAGAGACGGGAGGAAGGGAGGTATTCTTTAAATGTGATATAGTTgctaaagaaataaaaaaaatatgtataaagaAAACAGTCTGAACGAATGTTCAAAGAATAATttgtgagttttttttattgtcatTATTAATAAAGGTTTGTAGTTGAGTTTATCAAAAACTATGTATTTAGACCATGATTCATATCTAATctttgtaataatttaaaagaaaggaaaacaagagataatacatatatttttatatcactCCAATATACTCTTGAAGTAATAAGATTGAGAAAATActttcaataatattataaaaattaataatatttatgattGAACAAAATAATAGTGGTTGATTAACAACGTGAAACATCACATCATCATAACAAGCTTGAATAATATTAGTTGCATATATGAATGAAAGTATAAACAGCcatgattttattataattaatgagAGCGTCTTCTACTTCCACGTATCCCAAATTTATAGACAATTTATAGTGGGAGAGTAGCTGCAGGGTTATAAGTGGAGATTCTTTTTTGCTTTGTTCACAACATGCCcttctttttattaattaattaattaattaaacacatACATCATTAGTTCTTCTAACACCGCTGTAATCTACCAAAGCTACATCAGTGCGTGAGGCCCCTAATTCTTTTCCTTTACAATCACTCCCTGCGCTGAAAGTTCTTTACTTCAATAAACTTGAAATTCCAAGCTTAATTAACTCAAattgtgaataaatttttgGTATAGACCCTTTGGTATTAACCTATCGAGACCCAACAAAAATGGGTACCAAAAAGTATTCTTCTTGTTTAAGAAATCTTCAACAACAAGGTTATAGTGGTTCAAACAAAAATGTCAAAACCAAGACTTGAACCTAGTCCATGAGTGGAAAACTCAAGCTAAAGTTACCACTAAAGGAACCAATCGAATGTTAatattgttaaaatatattatagatatttgttaaacaaCTCACCCACACTACAATACTATCCAACATTCGCCACTGTCCgcatttttccacaaaaatcTATTATGAGCAGAGTAAATCTATTTTGATTGGATGTGGATGCGAGtttcttttgaaattaaaatttgtggGCGGAGTCAAGTTTTTGAGTGTTGATATACACCTCACTTCCGCCACCAAAATAtcattgtcatttttaaaatatatatatatatatatatatatatatatatattttaaatattaaaaagtatagTCTCCTCTTTATaggaaatattattttgatatttttttagttttattaatatataataaatca
Protein-coding sequences here:
- the LOC101502062 gene encoding protein LlR18B-like, which codes for MAFVHSFQVERLTFVPLDKLFRDVKRNAFHVIPKLDQIILRVQTLQGDGSPGTLLNVIKKPQEGIISKNVVLKVDEIDEAEKKYGYSVVGGTDFDETMTERISYKIKLEESDDSDGCIANISIEFHGKERRNMSDEQVVEQTDVQGFYLFDDIIEVTQEA